Below is a window of Shewanella khirikhana DNA.
GGCCTTCTTTGTAGTTGAGGCTCGCGGTCAGGGTGCCTTCATCGTTGTAATACAGCTGCTCGCCATCGAGCTTGCCGCGATAGAAATGTTCTTTGGACAGCTGCAAGCCTTCACTGCTGAAGCTTTGGCATTCACCGTGGGGCAGGTTGTCCAGAAACTCACACTGGCTTTGGGGCTGGCCGTCGGGGTAAAAGTGCTGCTCCTGGCCGTTTTTCTGGTTGTTGCTGTATTGGGTTTGGCTGGCCAGTCTGCCGGCCTCGTCCCAGGTTTGCCAGCTGCCGGTGCGCTGGCCCTTGTTATCGTATTGGCCCTGCAGTCGTTTACTGCCGGAAGGATACTGCTCGGTCAGCTCGCCGCTTGCCAAATCGTCCACAAAGGTGGCGCTGCGCTGTGGGTTGCCGTTTTCATAAAAGCTCAGCCACTTCCCGTGGCGTAAGTTCTGGCGATAGCTCTCCTGCGACTCGAGCTGGCCATTGGGGTAAAAACGCTTGATTTCGGTGTTGTCACCAAGCTCGAACTGGCGCTCTTCAATTACATCGCCTTCGGGGCTGTAGCGCAGCCATTTGCCGTGGGCCAGACCTTGTTGGAACCGTTGCAGCTCAACCATGCCCCCTTGCAGGGCAAACAGCTGCCATTCGCCTTCCTGTTTGCCTTGAGCAAACTGGCCACGGATCATCGGGGTGTCTTTTTTGTAGAAGGCGTGCCAGTTGCCATTTGGCAAACCGTCGCTGAACTGGGCTTGGGTAAAGCTGCCGTCTTCATGGTTAAGGGTTACTTCACCCTGCAATGGCTGGCCGGTGGTGCGTTTGAAATAACGGCTCAGGCCATCCTGGGTGCGGACATCAACCAGCTGCAGCGCAATAGACTCGGCGGCCATTATCGGCGCCGGGTGCAACAGCAGTGTGGTGGCGAGCATGGCTGCCGTTAACTTTGGATACATCTTATCTTCCTTGTGGATTGTCCTTGCCCAGCCATCCGGCCGGGACTGCCTGTTATTGCGAGGCCTGGGTACGGCTTAGTTTGCGGGCCCGCTTGTGCTCGTACATGCGCTCATCCGCCAGTTTAAAACTTTGGGCAAACTGGCCTGTGAAGGGCGCTACCCCAGCACTGACAGAAATCGGTTTGTCGAGCGCTGCCAGCGCCGCCTGCAATTTATTGAGTCGCTCCTGCAGCGCATCCTCAGGGCCATGGGAAATAATGGCAAATTCATCGCCGCCAAAACGGCTGATAAGGCTGCTTTGGGGCCAGTGCTGTTTCAGTGCCGACGCCAGTTGTGCCAGGGCTTCGTCGCCTGCCTGATGACCCATAATGTCGTTGATAGTCTTGAGGTTATCCATATCAATCAGGGTCAGGAAACTGCCAAAGGCACGGTTGTGTTTCCATTGCGCCAAGCTGTCTTCAAAGTGACGGCGATTGAACAGCCCCGTGAGCGCATCAAAGTTGGCCAGCCGATAAATTTCGCGGGACTTTTGATACAGCGAAATCGCATTGGCCGCCTCGTGGGTAAGAATGGCCACCAGATTGCGGTCGTAGTCGCTGAAGGCACTCAGCTGACTGCTGTCGAGGTTTAACATGGCATACAGCTTGCCATCGATATGGATGGGGCTTGAGAGGGTGGAGCGGATCGGCTGGTGCGCGGCGGTGAGCAGTATTTCCTGCTCGGCTTTGGTCAGGGTGCTTTCGGCGTTGACGTGACGCATATCGTCCACCACCACAACCCGGTCGCAGCGGCCATCGGTGAGACGATACTCAAATGACTGCTCCAGCGAGAAATCAATTTGTCGCAGCCGCTCGAGATCCAGCCCGACGCTGGATTCAAACATCAGCTTATGGCTGTCGGGTTCAACCCGGATAATGCTGCCCATTTCGGCACCATTGATCACATTTACCGCCTTGGTCAGCAGAGCATCCAGAAACGCGTGTTCATCCTTGTATTGGCTGGACAAATGTACCAGTTCGAAGGTGGCATCGTTGATATTGACCACCTGTTCCAGGTGTTCCCACAGCCGCTGCAACCGGCCCTGATGCAGGTAATAGCTGAGGCTGTAACCCACCAGATACACCAGGCACACCAGGGTCAAAATCATCCACGGCAAAGACCCCTTGGGGGAGAAGAGGTAAAAAATCCCGATAAATACTGAGAGAGGGATGAGCAATAATGTGAGGTGGTAACCCAGACCAAGGCTGTCGATGCGTTTGCGCTTGAGGCTGTCCCGTTGCTTCACTGAAAATATCCATATCGAATCTCTGGCCCGACCATTATACGGAGGAAATCCGGCGGTTGCACAGGCCAAATACAGCACAAACGTCATAAAAAAGCCCCGACATTTCGGGGCTTTGATGCTGATGCTCCCGGCACACTCCGTCAGAGCCGCGCGGGAGGGATGCGCCTCGTTAAAAGTCGGCGTTATCGAGGATCCACTGCAGCGGTGCCT
It encodes the following:
- a CDS encoding sensor domain-containing diguanylate cyclase, whose amino-acid sequence is MKQRDSLKRKRIDSLGLGYHLTLLLIPLSVFIGIFYLFSPKGSLPWMILTLVCLVYLVGYSLSYYLHQGRLQRLWEHLEQVVNINDATFELVHLSSQYKDEHAFLDALLTKAVNVINGAEMGSIIRVEPDSHKLMFESSVGLDLERLRQIDFSLEQSFEYRLTDGRCDRVVVVDDMRHVNAESTLTKAEQEILLTAAHQPIRSTLSSPIHIDGKLYAMLNLDSSQLSAFSDYDRNLVAILTHEAANAISLYQKSREIYRLANFDALTGLFNRRHFEDSLAQWKHNRAFGSFLTLIDMDNLKTINDIMGHQAGDEALAQLASALKQHWPQSSLISRFGGDEFAIISHGPEDALQERLNKLQAALAALDKPISVSAGVAPFTGQFAQSFKLADERMYEHKRARKLSRTQASQ